The Temnothorax longispinosus isolate EJ_2023e chromosome 4, Tlon_JGU_v1, whole genome shotgun sequence genome has a window encoding:
- the Mrpl20 gene encoding large ribosomal subunit protein bL20m gives MVFLSLNLLIRARGPDEFWRKRKIFKLAAHYIGRRRNCYSITIRNVHRALTYCTRGRQLKKEDMKELREQRLEAATSEHGINFATLKEGLTRCNILLNRKSLADLAIWEPRSFKAITDVACARAKQDHFKATTNVQVPKSVIVRGLIK, from the exons ATGGTTTTTTTATCGTTGAACCTTTTAATCAGAGCCCGCGGGCCTGACGAATTTTGGCGAAAGCGTAAAATATTCAAGCTTGCCGCG CATTATATCGGCAGAAGGAGAAATTGTTACAGTATAACTATCAGGAACGTACATAGAGCTCTAACATATTGCACTCGAGGCAGACAATTGAAGAAGGAAGATATGAAAGAG CTGCGGGAGCAGAGGCTAGAAGCTGCTACGAGCGAACATGGTATAAATTTTGCGACCCTTAAAGAAGGATTAACGAGATGTAACATTCTATTGAATCGAAAGTCACTGGCTGACTTGGCAATTTGGGAACCTCGATCTTTCAAAGCTATTACCGATGTCGCATGCGCGAGAGCGAAGCAAGACCATTTCAAGGCTACTACAAATGTTCAAGTACCAAAGAGCGTTATCGTAAGGGGTTTAATCAAATAA